Proteins encoded by one window of Brienomyrus brachyistius isolate T26 chromosome 1, BBRACH_0.4, whole genome shotgun sequence:
- the pyroxd1 gene encoding pyridine nucleotide-disulfide oxidoreductase domain-containing protein 1, translating to MSVGVKTKKFVVVGGGIAGVTCAEQLASQFPSDEIVLVTAAPLIKAVTNFKQISRTLEDFNVEEQPISVLEEKHPNLKVAQSAVRKLQGAQHTLQTEDGREFHYDKLCICSGGRPKLLTEDNPYVLGIRDTDSAQDFQKRLSKAKRIIVVGNGGIALELVHEVEGCEVIWVIKDKAIGNTFFDAGAAQFLVPSLEADKAERAGPCKRTRYTTEDALPTYSRAGVQGEPSIPTTGSALGPDWHADMTLQGAQQVSHKVHVEYQCEVQIIYTREEHLQQASGQSPETCSTPPANSGPWPVFVQLTNGKTYGCDFIVSATGVIPNTEPFLSGNSFVLAEDLGLSVDDHMRTSVADVYAAGDVCTACWEASALWQQMRLWTQARQMGWHAARCIAADVLDEPIDLDFCFELFTHITKFFNYKVVLLGKFNAQGLGQGHELLVRCSPGTEYVKVVLAEGRMVGAVLIGETDLEETFENLMLNRMDLTAYKDELLNPNIDIEDYFD from the exons ATGTCAGTTGGGGTGAAGACGAAGAAGTTTGTGGTCGTCGGCGGTGGCATTGCCGGTGTAACGTGTGCTGAACAG CTTGCGTCACAGTTTCCGTCGGATGAGATCGTTCTCGTCACCGCCGCTCCCTTAATAAAGGCGGTTACCAACTTCAAACAG ATCTCCAGGACGCTCGAAGATTTTAATGTTGAAGAACAGCCAATTAGTGTCTTAGAAGAAAAGCATCCAAACTTGAAAGTGGCCCAGTCTGCTGTAAGAAAGCTACAAGGAGCGCAACAT ACACTACAGACCGAAGATGGCAGAGAGTTCCACTATGACAAACTGTGTATCTGCAGCGGTGGGCGGCCCAAGCTGCTGACTGAGGACAACCCCTATGTGCTGGGCATCAGAGATACTGACAGCGCCCAG GATTTTCAGAAGCGTTTGTCAAAAGCAAAGCGAATAATTGTTGTTGGAAACGGAGGAATTGCTTTGGAGCTCGT GCATGAGGTGGAGGGCTGTGAGGTCATTTGGGTGATCAAGGACAAAGCCATTGGGAATACCTTCTTCGACGCCGGTGCCGCGCAGTTCCTCGTCCCCTCCTTGGAGGCGGACAAGGCAGAACGGGCTGGCCCCTGCAAGAGGACCCGCTACACCACCGAGGATGCCTTACCTACCTACAGCCGAGCAG GTGTTCAAGGAGAGCCATCCATTCCAACCACGGGCAGTGCTCTAGGGCCAGACTGGCATGCAGATATGACGCTCCAGGGAGCCCAGCAG GTGTCCCACAAAGTCCATGTGGAGTACCAGTGTGAGGTGCAGATTATCTACACCCGTGAGGAGCACCTGCAGCAAGCATCGGGACAGTCACCTGAGACCTGCTCCACGCCACCGGCAAACTCGG GCCCGTGGCCGGTGTTTGTCCAGTTGACAAATGGCAAGACCTACGGCTGTGACTTCATCGTCAGCGCCACAGGGGTCATCCCAAACACAGAACCGTTCCTCAGTGGCAACAGT TTTGTATTGGCGGAGGACCTTGGCCTCAGCGTGGATGATCACATGCGCACTTCAGTGGCAGATGTGTATGCAGCTGGGGACGTTTGCACGGCATGCTGGGAAGCCAGTGCTTTGTGGCAACAG ATGCGTCTGTGGACGCAGGCTCGGCAGATGGGCTGGCATGCAGCGCGCTGTATCGCCGCAGACGTCCTGGATGAGCCCATCGATCTGGACTTCTGCTTCGAACTCTTCACTCACATCACTAAGTTCTTCAATTACAAG GTAGTGCTCCTGGGGAAGTTCAACGCCCAGGGCCTGGGCCAGGGCCACGAGCTGCTGGTGCGTTGCTCCCCAGGCACCGAGTACGTCAAGGTGGTGCTGGCCGAGGGCCGCATGGTAGGCGCCGTCCTCATCGGGGAAACGGACCTGGAGGAGACCTTTGAGAACCTCATGCTGAACCGCATGGACCTGACGGCCTACAAAGACGAGCTGCTCAACCCCAACATCGACATCGAGGACTACTTTGACTGA
- the LOC125751442 gene encoding islet amyloid polypeptide, whose product MCHPKLPAFFLALSLVLRCVTAAPNNWYSVSSSELTDPRPEGWISPGFSTNPFLKLDNPLPQEGLTAVNRHHIQKRRCNTATCVTQRLADFLIRSSNTIGTVYAPTNVGSNTYGKRELLASIGNQGL is encoded by the exons ATGTGTCACCCGAAGCTGCCCGCTTTCTTCCTCGCGCTGTCCCTGGTGCTGCGCTGTGTTACAGCTGCTCCCAACAACTG GTACTCGGTTTCGTCCAGTGAACTGACGGATCCCCGACCAGAAGGCTGGATATCCCCCGGGTTTTCAACCAACCCCTTCCTAAAATTGGATAATCCGTTACCCCAGGAGGGTCTAACGGCAGTCAACAG GCACCACATACAGAAGCGGAGGTGCAACACGGCCACGTGTGTCACCCAGCGGCTCGCCGACTTCCTGATCCGATCCAGTAACACCATCGGCACGGTGTACGCCCCTACCAATGTCGGCTCCAACACTTACGGCAAGAGGGAGCTGCTGGCATCCATCGGCAACCAAGGTCTTTAG